In the Helicoverpa armigera isolate CAAS_96S chromosome 15, ASM3070526v1, whole genome shotgun sequence genome, one interval contains:
- the LOC126055090 gene encoding uncharacterized protein LOC126055090 has protein sequence MENIVKRERSTNFNKSEIRLLTELVAKHRTIIENKQTDAVTNKEKEAAWIKISSLFNAATGFTARSTKSLKLKYEGIKKETKKTLAKHRQELYKTGGGPSSAPEVTDIQERVIAICSNINGLDARNDSDKIPEPLELEETAKVDPLSLPLQSLENNLVIVPCDDDIPCTLDQEEFCPQQDLKEKVNSEIGNDKAFDDFQSIEIQDMEVDQTEKENKWSSWKPKALKTKISPYLKSNQKITKVGVTAKLDHLTESRLELVKLRRKLP, from the exons ATGGAAAATATCGTAAAACGTGAACGTTCCACGAATTTTAACAAAAGCGAAATAAGATTATTGACTGAATTGGTGGCAAAACACCGtactataattgaaaataagcaGACAGACGCCGTAACCAATAAAGAAAAGGAAGCAGCGTGGataaaaatcagttcattatttaatgCGGCTACGGGATTTACAGCGAGGAGTACCAAGAGCCTGAAGCTTAAATATGAAGGCATAAAAaaggaaaccaaaaaaacattgGCCAAACATCGGCAAGAGCTGTACAAAACTGGTGGCGGGCCCTCTTCAGCCCCAGAGGTTACAGATATACAGGAGAGGGTTATCGCGATATGTTCGAATATCAATGGGCTGGATGCTCGAAATGACAGCGACAAAATTCCAG aacctTTAGAACTGGAAGAGACTGCTAAAGTTGACCCGCTATCGTTGCCACTGCAatcattagaaaataatttagtaattgtaccATGTGATGACGATATTCCGTgtactttag atcaaGAAGAGTTTTGCCCGCAACAGGATTTAAAGGAGAAAGTTAACAGTGAAATTggaaatg acaAGGCCTTTGATGACTTTCAATCTATAGAGATACAGGATATGGAAGTGGATCAAACTGAAAAAG agAATAAGTGGTCTTCATGGAAGCCAAAGGCTTTAAAAACTAAGATTAGTCCATActtgaaaagtaatcaaaaaattactaaagttGGAGTGACTGCAAAACTGGACCATTTAACTGAATCTCGCTTAGAGCTAGTGAAGCTCAGAAGGAAATTGCCATAA
- the LOC135117875 gene encoding putative nuclease HARBI1 has translation MDIFDSIDDETIEEDDIVLNYLESERRERVIRERPDNMSLWDDKKFHRRFRLEKSTVQFLLTLIESKIANVTNRNNSVPALQQLLLTLRFYACGSFYITIGDFAGIHNSTASKIIRKVTEAIASLRQEFVTLPANREEILLVQEGFFNIARFPRVIAALDCTHIKIISPGGNTAEDYRNRKGFFSLNVQAMCTSDLKFEDIVTRWPGSTHDSLIFSNSAAKFQFDTNRFQNGLVLGDSGYFLNHYLLTPLSDPRTEAERLYNESHIRTRNVIERCFGVWKRRFPVLSIGMRCRIPLAQDIIVATAILHNLARIRNESEPPVDPEVHIPQQPQFETLIADQPGHQHNSTRDSMLEYFESLIN, from the exons atggatatttttgatTCTATCGACGACGAAACAATCGAGGAAGATGATATAGTGCTAAATTATTTAGAGTCAGAGAGAAGAGAAAGAGTTATTAGAGAGAGACCTGATAATATGTCTCTATGGGATGATAAGAAATTTCATAGGAGATTTCGTCTCGAAAAAAGTACTGTGCAATTTTTATTAACCCTCATTGAAAGTAAAATCGCCAACGTAACAAACAG aaacaattcTGTTCCAGCTTTACAACAATTACTTCTGACTTTGCGGTTCTATGCGTGTGGTAGTTTCTACATTACGATAGGTGATTTTGCTGGAATACACAACTCAACTGCGagcaaaattataagaaaagttaCTGAAGCAATTGCCTCTCTTCGCCAGGAATTTGTTACATTGCCAGCTAACagagaagaaatattattagtacaggaaggattttttaatattgcccGATTTCCGAGGGTTATAGCGGCATTGGATTGTACTCACATCAAGATAATTTCACCAGGTGGCAATACTGCAGAAGACTACAGAAATCGAAAAGGTTTCTTCTCATTGAATGTGCAAGCTATGTGTACTAGCGACTTAAAATTTGAAGATATAGTAACACGATGGCCAGGTTCAACACATGACAGTTTGATATTCTCAAACTCTGCAGCAAAGTTTCAGTTTGATACTAATAGATTTCAGAATGGACTGGTCCTAGGTGACAGTGGTTAtttcttaaatcattatttactaaCTCCGTTAAGTGATCCTCGAACAGAAGCCGAAAGACTATATAATGAGTCTCATATTCGTACTCGAAATGTAATTGAGAGATGTTTCGGGGTTTGGAAAAGGAGATTTCCTGTGTTAAGTATAGGAATGCGGTGCCGAATCCCTCTCGCTCAAGACATTATTGTAGCAACAgcaattttacataatcttGCAAGAATTAGAAATGAAAGCGAACCACCTGTGGATCCTGAAGTCCACATACCACAACAACCACAATTTGAAACTCTCATTGCTGACCAGCCAGGACACCAACACAATAGTACAAGGGACTCTatgttagaatattttgaaagtctaATCAACtag
- the LOC110370570 gene encoding dynein light chain Tctex-type 5-A, which yields MSREFKRRSTNRTSTIISRFIGSRKSKAVRTYQPTYRLNPKKLFDAEKIQKILKRVVDAELVEIEYSEKVVPDLCLNLAEMLRNAVKEENYDRYRIIVNVCIGQRRQQSVHVFHTFLWDHERDAFAAYNYENPHIFANVVVYGVYLD from the exons ATGTCCCGTGAATTTAAAAGACGTTCAACAAACAGAACAAGCACGATAATAAGCAGATTCATCGGCTCCAGAAAGTCCAAAGCG GTCCGAACTTATCAACCTACTTATAGACTTAACCCAAAGAAGCTATTCGATGcagagaaaatacaaaaaatcctCAAGAGGGTGGTGGACGCAGAGTTGGTGGAAATTGAGTACAGCGAGAAAGTAGTTCCGGATTTGTGTTTGAACCTCGCTGAAATGTTACGTAATGCCGTGAAAGAAGAAAACTATGACAG GTACAGAATCATCGTAAACGTGTGCATCGGACAGCGGCGACAGCAAAGCGTCCATGTTTTTCACACATTCCTGTGGGATCACGAACGGGACGCCTTTGCTGCGTACAACTATGAAAACCCTCACATCTTTGCAAACGTTGTCGTTTATGGAGTTTATTTAGACTaa
- the LOC110370590 gene encoding fanconi-associated nuclease 1: protein MKKQKIMTDYFNCDKLKSPPVECINTNSGKENKRRLSLIKPSTSAMLTPKKDEELTHKKPVKIEDEPIEVLSSDSEMEATPSKRRLVDCEQKETKLSQNGRLTVRSIESLTAPVSPDIIESLNSSGEASNSSATTFLYNLSPSCVYQSPTTPSSQGSANAFYSPTRKRLIKNNSPAKRNLSHQFSLNSSPNKTPYHTDFPEIVDQKDDKTAFLMSIINKCLKADSLRHLLKEESQVLLENCMKLLKPSMKLMCRLYWRKHVWYRAEEIQGIIKGKDETAISSPELHNILESLINYGLITFTKTNDETTLEFDDYVELLKRPEILQICKQFKIKVQNKDQGVAELRNFCKKKTSIAGYFTTIQNKQNSKAIDNRTRVLQKFKETVGDCYKISELAAETFHNLHVLMYLGVDYSIIREKKLELMLIDDKTKREIYPVDKDMEVDDASVVFQDKEEFYRYLEAHKIHEDYLKMVKDMADLKEKCEIIKQAYNKYKEIDEEHMLRYKSLPTWLRRFTPPYIYIKMLEKGVQELKRLKTEEDYRLAVDILDTMIGQRAFREHKKALWYAEKALILHNHLNSSEEAAMVLLQGFKDNLPEDAKDALLPRANKIANQKNIDLREELRAELRSYSKEAILESSFPGDHINKQHKDNYEQRGQRQFEMHTNEGKSIVYTEKYCLLHYVNNCSYTDGEHWEGRIASAMFFILFWDIIYSKPEGASGIFLNHYQRYPLDMFCESFYEIRKKLIDERLTFLQQCTEQQLLDFMKTKFVERPQSQISEVVHRDIDWSRLAGVTSCLRGGGVAALCGRLARRYGYAKSGFPDLTVWNTHTKQIKFVEVKSDVDKPSIKQLQWLRYLIDNGMDAGFCYIGVNTTRCKARSSAASLTENNTP from the exons atgaaaaaacaaaaaatcatgacggattattttaattgtgataAACTAAAATCTCCGCCGGTAGAGTGTATCAACACGAATAGTGGGAAGGAAAACAAAAGACGTTTGAGTCTCATTAAACCATCAACCTCGGCAATGCTAACTCCAAAAAAAGATGAAGAGCTAACTCATAAAAAGCCGGTTAAAATAGAAGACGAACCCATCGAAGTTTTATCAAGTGACAGCGAGATGGAAGCAACTCCATCAAAAAGACGTCTTGTTGATTGTGAGCAAAAGGAAACGAAATTATCACAGAATGGGAGACTAACTGTAAGGAGCATTGAGTCGCTAACAGCTCCAGTCTCACCAGACATTATAGAGTCCCTCAACTCTAGTGGAGAAGCATCAAATTCGTCTGCAACaacatttttgtacaatttatctCCTAGTTGTGTGTATCAGTCACCCACTACACCTTCAAGTCAAGGATCTGCGAATGCGTTCTATTCCCCAACAAGGAAACGGCTTATCAAAAACAATTCCCCAGCTAAGAGGAACTTGTCTCATCAGTTTAGTCTGAACTCTTCACCGAACAAAACTCCATATCATACCGATTTTCCTGAAATTGTTGATCAGAAAGATGACAAAA ctGCATTTCTCATGTCCATAATTAACAAATGCCTCAAAGCAGACTCCCTGAGGCATTTGTTAAAGGAAGAGTCACAAGTTCTCTTGGAGAATTGTATGAAGTTACTGAAGCCTAGCATGAAGCTTATGTGCCGACTCTACTGGAGAAAGCATGTCTGGTACCGTGCTGAGGAGATACAAGGAATCATCAAAGGGAAGGACGAAACAGCAATCAGTAGCCCAGAACTTCATAATATCCTGGAATCTCTGATAAACTATGGATTAATCACTTTCACCAAAACTAACG ATGAAACAACACTGGAGTTTGATGATTATGTAGAGTTGCTGAAGAGGCCGGAAATTCTCCAGATATGCAAACAATTCAAGATAAAGGTACAAAATAAGGATCAAGGAGTAGCAGAACTGAGAAATTTCTGCAAGAAAAAAACATCTATAGCTGGATACTTCACAAcaattcaaaacaaacaaaattcgaAAGCAATTGATAATCGTACTAGAGTTTTGCAAAA ATTTAAAGAAACGGTGGGAGattgttacaaaatatctgaGCTGGCAGCAGAAACATTCCACAATTTGCATGTGCTGATGTACTTAGGCGTCGATTATTCGATAATAAGGGAAAAGAAGCTTGAGCTAATGCTGATAGATGACAAAACTAAACGGGAGATATATCCCGTAGATAAAGATATGGAAGTTGATGATGCTAGTGTGGTGTTCCAGGATAAAGAAGAATTTTACAG GTATCTTGAAGCACATAAGATTCACGAGGATTACTTGAAGATGGTCAAAGACATGGCTGACTTGAAGGAGAAGTGTGAAATAATAAAGCAAGCGTACAATAAGTACAAAGAAATTGATGAGGAACACATGTTACG ATACAAATCTCTGCCTACATGGCTACGCAGATTCACGCCACCATATATTTACATCAAGATGTTAGAGAAAGGTGTGCAGGAACTAAAGAGGTTGAAAACGGAAGAAGACTACAGGCTTGCAGTAGACATTCTTGACACTATGATCGGTCAGAGAGCCTTCAGAGAGCATAAGAAAGCTTTATGGTATGCTGAAAAAGCACTCATTTTACACAACCATTTGAACAGCTCCGAAGAG gcGGCAATGGTGTTGCTACAAGGATTCAAAGATAATTTACCTGAGGATGCGAAAGACGCCCTTCTTCCTCGTGCCAATAAGATCGCAAATCAAAAGAATATTGATTTAAGAGAAGAATTGAGGGCAGAGTTAAGGAGCTATTCCAAAGAGGCCATACTTGAGAGTAGCTTCCCAGGAGATCATATTAACAAGCAACATAAaga taattacgAACAAAGAGGCCAGCGTCAGTTTGAGATGCACACTAACGAAGGGAAGAGCATCGTATACACAGAAAAGTATTGTCTTCTACATTACGTTAACAACTGCAGCTATACAGATG GCGAGCACTGGGAGGGTCGTATAGCGTCAGCAATGTTCTTCATTCTCTTCTGGGACATAATCTACAGCAAGCCTGAAGGAGCCTCCGGGATATTCCTGAACCATTACCAGCGGTACCCCCTGGATATGTTCTGTGAGAGTTTCTATGAGATACGCAAGAAGCTCATAGATGAGAGACTGACCTTCTTACAGCAGTGCACTGAGCAACAACTGCTGGACTTCATGAAGACCAAGTTTGTGGAACGGCCGCAAA GTCAGATATCGGAAGTGGTTCACCGCGACATAGACTGGTCCCGGCTGGCGGGTGTGACGTCCTGCctgcgcggcggcggcgtggcggcgcTGTGCGGGCGCCTGGCGCGGCGCTACGGCTACGCCAAGAGCGGCTTCCCCGACCTCACCGTGTGGAACACTCATACTAAACAG aTAAAGTTCGTGGAAGTGAAATCGGATGTCGACAAGCCGTCAATAAAGCAGTTGCAGTGGCTTCGTTACCTCATAGACAATGGTATGGACGCTGGCTTCTGTTACATTGGCGTCAACACCACGCGCTGCAAAGCTAGGTCCTCGGCCGCCAGTCTCACTGAAAATAACACtccttga